From Streptomyces sp. GSL17-111, one genomic window encodes:
- a CDS encoding helix-turn-helix transcriptional regulator, which yields MDATTPGPLTPEVLDREDLRRALAEHDFAAAFTLIKKWGGLSQNRIAAACQLTPGKVSTIIAGQQQITSFEVVRRIADGLRIPGHLLGLAPRLWEQQPPHNQQTPPASSGEGPTEDVPWRTDATVHLATDLTRSDLVMDRRAAARALTSAAITGTALLDPLEGWLQPGFGADPSPRRGRLGARDIDELEATAQAFRRWDHKYGGGLRRKAVLGQLSEVAAHLEEHQSDHVEQRLYGVMAQLAGTAATMAWDSGFQRRAQDYYRLALRAAHAGNDTPFGANVLAGMARQMLCRDRPQDALELVRLAQDGTRGAAGPRLRAMLHTREAWAYAAMGRIPAFRRATEQARAALADAKPGEEPHWIAYFDDVELAGVTGGRLLDLARQEPRTHADAAAAEIQRALARRGPEAARSHALDWIGLAECSFLAGDVHAAVQHTRHAVAAAHTTQSGRVRTRLGQLYPYTVGRSVTRDVQEARDIIRDLLSS from the coding sequence ATGGACGCCACCACCCCCGGCCCGCTCACCCCGGAAGTCCTCGACCGAGAAGACCTACGGCGAGCCCTCGCAGAGCACGACTTCGCGGCAGCCTTCACACTCATCAAGAAGTGGGGCGGACTCTCCCAGAACCGGATCGCCGCCGCCTGCCAGCTCACCCCCGGCAAGGTGTCCACCATCATCGCCGGACAGCAACAGATCACCAGCTTCGAAGTGGTCCGCCGCATCGCCGACGGACTCCGTATCCCCGGGCACCTCCTCGGCCTCGCACCCCGCCTATGGGAGCAGCAGCCGCCGCACAATCAGCAGACCCCGCCAGCGTCGTCCGGTGAAGGGCCAACCGAGGATGTGCCGTGGCGTACGGACGCCACAGTGCATCTGGCCACAGACCTGACGAGGAGCGATCTCGTGATGGACCGCCGCGCAGCAGCTCGCGCACTCACGAGCGCCGCCATCACCGGCACTGCTCTGCTTGACCCTCTGGAGGGCTGGCTACAGCCGGGATTCGGTGCCGACCCATCCCCGCGCAGGGGCCGCCTCGGAGCGCGGGACATAGACGAGTTGGAAGCGACTGCCCAGGCATTCCGGCGGTGGGACCACAAGTACGGTGGCGGCCTACGGCGCAAGGCCGTCCTCGGGCAGCTATCCGAGGTCGCCGCCCACCTTGAAGAGCATCAAAGCGACCATGTGGAACAGCGCCTGTACGGCGTCATGGCGCAACTCGCCGGCACCGCAGCGACGATGGCGTGGGACTCCGGCTTTCAGCGACGGGCCCAGGACTACTACCGGCTTGCGCTCAGAGCAGCGCACGCGGGGAACGACACCCCCTTCGGAGCCAACGTGCTCGCTGGCATGGCCCGGCAAATGCTCTGCCGGGACCGGCCGCAGGATGCGCTGGAGCTCGTGCGCCTCGCCCAAGATGGAACACGCGGGGCGGCGGGGCCGCGGCTGCGGGCAATGCTGCACACCCGGGAGGCGTGGGCGTACGCAGCCATGGGTCGTATCCCCGCGTTCCGGCGTGCAACCGAACAAGCCCGTGCCGCGCTGGCCGACGCGAAGCCGGGAGAAGAGCCCCACTGGATCGCCTACTTTGACGATGTCGAGTTGGCGGGCGTGACCGGCGGCCGACTGCTCGACCTCGCCCGGCAGGAACCCCGAACTCATGCCGACGCTGCCGCTGCCGAGATTCAGCGGGCCCTTGCTCGTCGCGGGCCGGAGGCAGCCCGCAGCCACGCCCTGGACTGGATCGGGCTCGCCGAGTGCTCCTTCCTCGCTGGTGACGTACACGCCGCTGTGCAACACACGAGGCACGCCGTCGCCGCCGCGCACACCACCCAGTCCGGTCGCGTCCGCACGCGACTCGGACAGCTCTATCCCTACACAGTGGGCCGATCGGTGACGCGAGACGTGCAAGAGGCCCGCGATATCATCCGCGACCTGCTGTCGAGCTGA